The genomic DNA AAAATCAGTTATTAAAGATGTGTTAAAGGCGAATAATATTGATCCTAAAAAGTATGAGCCACGTATGTTTATTGGTGCAATTAGCCAATTAAAAAATGAATTGAAAACACCTGCACATGCGATGGAAGAGGCGAATGATTTTTATAGTCGAATGGTCGCTACGGTCTATGAAGGTTATCAAAAGCAACTGATTCGAAATCAAGCGTTAGATTTTGATGATTTAATTATGACCACAATTAAATTATTTGAGCGTGTTCCTGATGTGTTAGATTACTATCAAAACAAATTCCAATATATACATGTAGATGAGTATCAAGATACAAATAAAGCGCAATATACTTTAGTAAATTTAATTGCGCAAAAGTTTAAAAATTTATGTGTCGTGGGTGACTCAGACCAATCCATTTATGGTTGGCGTGGTGCAGATATACAAAATATTTTATCATTTGAAGAAGATTACCCAAATGCACGCACAATTTATCTTGAACAAAATTATCGTTCTACTAAAACCATCTTAACTGCAGCGAATGAAGTGATTCGAAACAACACTGAGCGTAAACCTAAAGGCTTGTGGACAGCTAACCAAGAAGGTGAAAAAATTCATTACTACGAAGCGGTAAGTGAAAGAGACGAGACTGAATTTGTTGTCAGAGAGATATTAAAGCAACAGAAAAAAGGGAAACAGTATAAAGACATCGCAGTTTTATACCGCACAAACGCCCAATCACGTGTGCTCGAAGAAACGTTTATGAAATCTAATGTCCCTTATGTCATGGTGGGTGGACAAAAGTTCTATGATCGGAAAGAAATCAAAGACCTTTTAAGTTATTTACGTCTTATCGCAAATAGTGCCGATGATATTAGTTTACAGCGCATTATCAACGTGCCAAAAAGAGGGATTGGTCCATCGTCTGTTGAAAAAATTGCCACTTATGCAGCTCAAAATGATATGAGTATGTTTGAAGCGCTCGCAGAGGTTGATTTTATCGGTTTATCTAAAAAGGTGACTCAAGCTGCTGCAACATTTTATGAAATGATGAGTCATTTAATGAAAGAGCAAGAGTTTCTCGAGATTACAGAATTAGTTGAAGAAGTGCTTGAAAAATCTGGATATCGTGAAATGTTGGAACGTGAACAAACGTTAGAAGCGAGAAGTCGATTGGAAAACATCGATGAATTTATGTCTGTTCCTCATGATTATGAAGAAAATACGCCGCTAGAAGAGCAATCATTAATTAACTTTTTAACAGATTTATCATTGGTTGCAGATGTGGATGAAGCCAACTTAGAAGATGGCGTTACTTTGATGACGATGCACTCAGCGAAAGGATTAGAGTTCCCAGTTGTATTTATTATTGGGATGGAAGAGTCAATATTTCCGCATATACGTGCAATCAAAAGTGAAGATGATCATGAAATGGAAGAAGAACGAAGAATCAGTTATGTGGCCATTACGCGAGCTGAAGAAGAGTTGTATTTATCCCATGCTTCATCTCGGACGTTATATGGACGACCACAAGCCAATCCAAGATCTCGCTTTTTGAACGAAATCCCAGAATCTCTGTTGAATCTCCCTGAACAACGTCAATCTACAACAATAGGATCACGTAAAAAGCCAGTTAAACGTGGATTTAGCCAGCGTACAGTTCAAAATCGTAACCAATCTGCTGTTTCATCAGATTGGAAAGTAGGAGATAAAGTGACGCATAAAACTTGGGGTGAAGGTATGGTGTCCAACGTAAATAATAAAAACGGTTCAGTTGAATTGGATATTATTTTTAAATCTGAAGGACCTAAACGTTTGTTAGCGCAATTTGCACCGATTTCAAAAAAGGAGGATTAAGGGATGACAAAACTAAAGCAACGTGTTGAAACTTTGCACCGATTGCTACATCAGTATAACTATGAATATCATGTTCAAGATAACCCAAGTGTCCCTGACAGTGAATATGATAAATTGTTGCACGAGCTTATTGATATTGAAGAAAATCATCCTGAACTAAAAACTTCTGATTCACCCACTGTCAGAGTAGGGGGACAAGCACAGTCATCATTTGAAAAAGTTCGTCATGATACGCCAATGTTGAGCTTATCGAACGCATTTAACGAAGCAGACTTAAAAAAGTTTGATCAACGAGTAAGAGATGCTGTCGGAGAAGTGGAATATATGTGTGAGCTGAAAATCGACGGTTTAGCTGTTTCCTTGAAATATGTCAATGGTAAATTTGTTCAAGGATTAACACGAGGCGACGGTACGACTGGAGAGGACATTACAGAGAATTTAAAAACGATTCAAGCTATTCCCTTAACTTTAAAAAAGAACATCTCTTTTGAAGTTAGAGGGGAAGCTTATATGCCACGAAAATCTTTCCTGAAGCTTAATGAGGCTAAATCAGAACGTGGTGAGCAACCATTTGCCAATCCACGAAATGCAGCCGCGGGTTCTTTACGTCAGTTAGATTCAAAATTAGCAGCTGCAAGAAAATTAGATATTTTCTTATACAGTATCAATGACTTTACAGAATTAGACGCAACAACTCAAAGTGAAGCGCTGGATGAATTGGACACTCTCGGTTTTAAAACCAACCCTGAGCGACGTAAAAAAGGGACAATGCAAGAGGTCATTGACTATATTCATTACTGGACAGAACAGCGTGAGCAATTAGCTTACGATATTGATGGCATCGTTATCAAAGTTAACAGTATCGATTATCAAGAGGAAATGGGTTTTACTCAAAAATCTCCTAGATGGGCGATTGCCTATAAATTTCCAGCTGAAGAAGTCATTACAGACCTATTAGATATTGAGCTGAGTATCGGGCGAACAGGCGTAGTGACGCCAACCGCAATTTTAGAGCCAGTACGTGTAGCTGGAACAACCGTTTCAAGAGCTTCTTTGCATAATGAAGATTTAATTCATGAAAAAGATATACGTATTGGTGACAGTGTTGTTGTGAAAAAAGCAGGAGATATTATCCCTGAAGTGGTGCGTGTGATATTTGATAGACGCACAGATGATGTAGTTAAATATCATATGCCGACACATTGCCCAAGTTGTGGCCATGAATTAGTGCGCATAGAAGGCGAAGTTGCACTGCGCTGTATTAATCCTAAGTGCCAAGCACAACTCGTTGAAGGGTTAATTCATTTTGTATCAAGACAAGCGATGAACATCGATGGTCTAGGTACGAAAATTATTGAACAACTGTATGAGCAACAGCTTATTAAAGACGTAGGTGATATTTTTTATCTGACAAAAGAAGATTTGTTGCCGTTAGAACGAATGGGTGAAAAGAAAGCGCAAAATTTACTTAATGCGATTGAAAAATCAAAAGAACAGTCGTTAGAACATTTATTGTTTGGTTTAGGGATTCGTCATTTGGGTGTAAAGGCGAGTCAAGTCATCGCAGAAAAGTACGAAACGATGGACCGATTATTTAAAGCAACAGAAGCAGAACTTGTTGCAATTTATGATGTGGGCGAAAAATTAGCACAGTCCCTGATTACTTACTTAGAAAATGATGATATTCGTGCACTCATTGAAAAGTTGAAGGCGAAAGATGTGAATATGACTTTTAAAGGTCAAAAACTATCTGAAATCGAGGGTCATCCAGAGTTTGCAGGTAAAACGATTGTTCTCACAGGTAAGTTACAACAAATGACAAGAACGGAAGCTTCTAATTGGTTGAAATTACAAGGTGCAAAAGTTACAAGTAGTGTTACAAAATCAACAGATTTAGTTATTGCAGGTGAAGATGCAGGGTCAAAATTAACAAAAGCAGAATCACTTGGTACAATGGTGTGGACGGAACAAGATTTTATAGAGAAACAATCCGAAATTAAAGCGTAAGGAGTTAGGCGATGAAAAAGTCAATTGTGCT from Staphylococcus schleiferi includes the following:
- the pcrA gene encoding DNA helicase PcrA, with the translated sequence MNPLVKNMNKEQSEAVRTTEGPLLIMAGAGSGKTRVLTHRIAYLLDEKDVSPYHILAITFTNKAAKEMKERVQALVGEAAEVIWMSTFHSMCVRILRRDADRIGIERNFTIIDPTDQKSVIKDVLKANNIDPKKYEPRMFIGAISQLKNELKTPAHAMEEANDFYSRMVATVYEGYQKQLIRNQALDFDDLIMTTIKLFERVPDVLDYYQNKFQYIHVDEYQDTNKAQYTLVNLIAQKFKNLCVVGDSDQSIYGWRGADIQNILSFEEDYPNARTIYLEQNYRSTKTILTAANEVIRNNTERKPKGLWTANQEGEKIHYYEAVSERDETEFVVREILKQQKKGKQYKDIAVLYRTNAQSRVLEETFMKSNVPYVMVGGQKFYDRKEIKDLLSYLRLIANSADDISLQRIINVPKRGIGPSSVEKIATYAAQNDMSMFEALAEVDFIGLSKKVTQAAATFYEMMSHLMKEQEFLEITELVEEVLEKSGYREMLEREQTLEARSRLENIDEFMSVPHDYEENTPLEEQSLINFLTDLSLVADVDEANLEDGVTLMTMHSAKGLEFPVVFIIGMEESIFPHIRAIKSEDDHEMEEERRISYVAITRAEEELYLSHASSRTLYGRPQANPRSRFLNEIPESLLNLPEQRQSTTIGSRKKPVKRGFSQRTVQNRNQSAVSSDWKVGDKVTHKTWGEGMVSNVNNKNGSVELDIIFKSEGPKRLLAQFAPISKKED
- the ligA gene encoding NAD-dependent DNA ligase LigA, which translates into the protein MTKLKQRVETLHRLLHQYNYEYHVQDNPSVPDSEYDKLLHELIDIEENHPELKTSDSPTVRVGGQAQSSFEKVRHDTPMLSLSNAFNEADLKKFDQRVRDAVGEVEYMCELKIDGLAVSLKYVNGKFVQGLTRGDGTTGEDITENLKTIQAIPLTLKKNISFEVRGEAYMPRKSFLKLNEAKSERGEQPFANPRNAAAGSLRQLDSKLAAARKLDIFLYSINDFTELDATTQSEALDELDTLGFKTNPERRKKGTMQEVIDYIHYWTEQREQLAYDIDGIVIKVNSIDYQEEMGFTQKSPRWAIAYKFPAEEVITDLLDIELSIGRTGVVTPTAILEPVRVAGTTVSRASLHNEDLIHEKDIRIGDSVVVKKAGDIIPEVVRVIFDRRTDDVVKYHMPTHCPSCGHELVRIEGEVALRCINPKCQAQLVEGLIHFVSRQAMNIDGLGTKIIEQLYEQQLIKDVGDIFYLTKEDLLPLERMGEKKAQNLLNAIEKSKEQSLEHLLFGLGIRHLGVKASQVIAEKYETMDRLFKATEAELVAIYDVGEKLAQSLITYLENDDIRALIEKLKAKDVNMTFKGQKLSEIEGHPEFAGKTIVLTGKLQQMTRTEASNWLKLQGAKVTSSVTKSTDLVIAGEDAGSKLTKAESLGTMVWTEQDFIEKQSEIKA